AACCTGCCTTTTGAAGCGTCATTTCTTCGTCATCTATAGTAACGGTCATGGCTCCAGTAGCCGCCTGATACTCCGTAGATTTCGTTTGAATTTCAGTAACTATAGGAATATTTGCTTCTCTAAATATCTCCACCGACTTTTTCATGCTTCTTAGAGCAATCTTATAACCACTTCCTTTTAAATCTTTCAAGAAAGGGTTTTCCAAAGCCTTTTTATTAAGCTTATCGTCAAAAACAGCTAAGTGTGGCTGTACTTCTGTTACAAAGTATTGATAGTTTTTTTGAGCTTCTTCATTCTTAGTATCGCAGGTCATTTTGATATATCGCCACGCCATGTTTTCAGACAAATAAGACTCTAATTCGTCTCTGTCTTTAAACCACTTTTCTAGCTCATCAGCAGACTTTATTTCCCTACTTACTAAATCTTCGTAAAAACCTTTAAGGCTATCCCACCCATTCAGTTCAAAGTCTTCTCCTAAAAATTTTCTCGGTTTGCGTGTTGGTATAACTAGTTCTTGCAATGTGTTGTTCTCTTAATGTTTCGTCAAAATTAGTAAACGCTAGTGATAGCTGGAAAGTTTGGGGAGGAGTATTAATTGAGTTAAACGACTGGTGTTGTGCTAAAACTTCGGGGTTAATTCGATTTAATACCGAAAACTTAACAACTCATGCTAGATTTTCGGTATTAAAATTTTGTCAGAAACTAATATTCATTCGAAGAGTTTACTTTCCCAAGATCCAAAGCTGAGCTTCGCTTATAGTGTAAATAGACTCTTTTCGACTTCGATCGAGCTGATATACCTAGCCTTTTTGACAGGGAACTAATAGGCTTAAACCAAATAGAAGGCGATTCTCAGAAATGTCCTTTACTAAACATATTCTACGCCCAGCCTTTCTTCTTCTTGAAGTTCTTCTTTTTCCTAGGAGCTTCGCTTTGAGTAATATTATTTTGACTGGCGGCCTTGTTCTTCTTAAATTTTGAAGGTTTTCCCTCAGAAAACTCTTTACGCTCTGCTTTAACAGGATGAGCTAAAAGTTGTTTGGCTAAATCAGGTCTACCTAATTTATTCAACCTACTTTTTATCCAGCCTCTCATGTCATTTTTCCACCAGAAAAAATACTTGTTTTGTGTCTGTTTTTCTTCTCTTGTCTTTACCGTTTTAATAGGCTGTAAAGTATACGGATGCACCCCAGAGTAATAAATAACCGTTGCCACGGTCATTGGAGTAGGTGTAAAGTCTTGTACTTGTTCCAGCTTGAAACCCATGTCTTTGGTTTCTGCCGCAAGGTTTGCCATATCGGCCTCTTCACAGCCTGGGTGAGAACTAATGAAATAAGGAATAAGTGGCTGCTTTAAGCCATGCTTTTCTTGAATGGCGTCATACTTATCTTTAAATTTCCTAAAGTGCTTAAAGGAAGGCTTACGCATTACCTTCAGAGTATTGTCTGCGGTATGTTCAGGAGCCACCTTTAACCTACCAGAAACGTGACGTGTAACCAGCTGCTCCATGTATTCGTCATGGTTGCCGTCTTCGTTGTTTTTATTGAAATCATCTACCAATAAATCATAACGAATTCCTGAACCCACAAAAGCCTTTTTGACCTCTGGGTGCTCATCTACCTTTTTATAGATTTCTGTTAAAGGATTATGAGAAGTATCAAGATTTGAACAAATCACAGGGTGAATACAACTAGGAGCTTGGCATCTACCACAAATGGCTTCATCCTTACCTTTCATACGGTACATATTTGCAGATGGCCCTCCTAGGTCTGAAATGTAACCTTTAAAATCTGGCAACTTTACAAGCTCGTCCACCTCTTTCATGATAGACTCCTGCGAACGCGATGCAATAAACTTACCTTGATGTGCAGAAATAGTACAAAAACTACAGCCTCCAAAACAGCCTCGGTGCATATTCACCGAAAACTTAATCATTTCGTATGCAGGTATTGGCCCTCTTTTCTTGTATTTCGGATGTGGCTGCCTGGTGTAGGGCATGTCAAAAGACTTATCCATCTCTTGCTCATTCATGGTCACAAAGGGCGGATTAATTACCAAGGTTTTCCCACCTATCTTTTGGGTCAACCTGTTCGCCTGCCACTTATTCGACTCCACCTCCACCAACTTAAAGTTAGAGGCATATTTGATTTTGTCTTCCAAGCAAGCTTCGTGACTTGAAAGCTCTATAGTATTCCAGCCTTTGTAAGACCTAACCTCTCCGGTTGTATCTTCTAAATATGAAATTTGATTAACGTCTTTTATACTTCCTAAGGGCACTCCTTTCTGTACCAATTTCAAAATATCTCTTAAAGGCTGCTCACCCATTCCGTATACCAACATATCGGCACCTGAGTCAGCCAAAATACTTGGAAAAAGCTTATCTGCCCAGTAATCATAATGTGTCACTCTACGCAGCGAAGCCTCTATTCCTCCTATCAAAACAGGTACATCAGGATAGAGTTCTTTCAATATTTTAGTGTAAACCGTGGTAGCATAATCCGGCCTAAAACCAGCCTCGCCACCAGGTGTATAACTGTCGTCTGAACGTCTGCGTTTATTGGCCGTATAATGATTCACCATAGAATCCATACAGCCAGCTGTTACACCAAAAAAGTATTTTGGCTTACCAAACTTTTTAAAATCACGAAGGTCATCTTGCCAGTTTGGCTGAGGGATAATGGCTACCCTAAATCCTTCGCTTTCTATAATACGACCGATAACTGCTGTTCCAAAAGAAGGGTGATCCACATAAGCATCACCAGAAACTAAAACCACATCCACTTCATCCCATCCACGCATCTCCACTTCCTTCATGGTGATAGGTAGCCAATGCGTCACAGGTCTTTCTCTTACTTTTATCATAGTACTCGTATTTTTCACAAAGTACTTGAATAATTGCCACAATTCTCTGTATTGGTGCAGTTTGTTCAATAAGACTAACTTCCTCTTGGGCCTATTATTTTTTATAAACTCATGCAACAAAAGGCCAAATAGTGTTTCGTTTCGTTGATATAAGCATAACAAATGAAAACCGCATCATCTTAAATAAATTAGAACTCACAAACTATGAAAACATTATTCCTTTTAATTTCTAGCGTTTTTTATTTCGCTCCATCCTGTTCAGACTCTACTCAAAAAAACATTGATCTCGACTCTAACGAGGAGTTGAAAATGGTCGTAGCTTTTGATAATCTAGAATTCACAAGACCCGTAGATTTCCAGTCACCTAAAGATGGCACTAACAGAATTTTTGTGGTGGAACAAGAGGGCATTATTTCTGTTTTTGAAAACAAACCTGAAGTTAAAGAAAAAAGTATTTTTCTAGACATCTCCGACCAAGTTGACGATGAGAGTAACGAAGAGGGATTACTTGGCTTAGCCTTTCATCCTAAATTTAAAGAAAATGGTTTTTTCTACCTTAATTATACTGTTTCCAGTAGTGAAACCTATATTTCAAGGTTTACCGTTGATTCGTCAAATCCAAGCAAAGCGAACCCTAATAGTGAATTAATTCTTTTAAAATATGACCAACCTTATGGAAATCATAATGGCGGTCAAGTCATTTTTGGACCAGATGGCTTTCTTTATATTTCAGTAGGTGATGGTGGTTCTGGTGGCGACCCAAAAGGAAATGGTCAAAATGCAGGAACGCTTTTAGGTTCTATTTTAAGAATTGATGTGGATAAACCAGAAAATGGAAAAAACTATGGTATTCCTCAAGACAATCCATTCGTAAATAGTACAAGCAAAAGAAAAGAAATTTTTGCCTACGGCTTAAGAAACCCTTGGCGTATAAGTTTTGATACTGAAACAGGCAGACTTTGGTGTGCTGATGTGGGGCAAAATGCTTACGAAGAAGTAGACATTATTATTAAAGGTGGAAACTATGGCTGGAATGAAATGGAAGGCTTACACACCTATAAATCTGGTAGCAACTCTCCTGATTATATTGCTCCAGTATTAGAAATAGCACAAAGCACTGGCGACAAATCCATCACAGGAGGTTTTGCATATAGAGGAACGCTTCTACCCACTTTAGTTGGCAAATACATTTTCGCTGATTATGTCTCTGGCAGAATTTACGCCTTATCAGAAAATGCTGATGGCACTTTCACCAATGAGATTTTGATGGACCAATACCAGAACATTTCAGCTTTTGGAATAGACCAAGATAACGAACTTTATATCTGTGCTTTTGACGGAAAAATTTATACGCTTGAACAATAAGCGTTTAAGTCTTTTTAACTACACGCTAAGGTAAATTCCCCTTATTTTGTGGCTCAACAAATTCTATTTGATGCGGGCACTTTTATCCTGTTTACTATTTCTTGGTGCATTTGGTCTTCAGGCTCAAACCTTTTACAAACTCAGAGGCTACGTTTATTCCGAAGATAATCAGCCTCTTCCTGGTGCCAATATCCGTGTATACGACTCCCAAACAGGAACGCAGGCAAACGCCGAAGGTCAATTTGAAATCAATCTAGAGCAAGGCCTACACCGCATTGGCGTGTCCTACATTGGTTATACCAGTGAATTTCTTGAGTTCGTTATTGAGGAAGATAACGTCAAGAATATCTTTCTGAAGGCCGACACCTCTATGCTTAATGAGGTAGTAGTAAATGTCAAAAAGAAAGATTTTAGCTATGAGGTAGTTAGGAATGTTATTGAAAACAAAGAAAAGTACCTCAACCAATATCAAAACTACCGCTGTAACACCTACGTCAAATCTCTGGAAGAGCCTGTCAATATAAAAGCTCCGAAACCAAGCAAAGACGACGACCCATTCAAAAACGATAGCATTCCACAGAAAAATTATTTTGAAGCCAATATTACTCGATACGCCGCTCCTCCAAATAAACTAAAAGAAGAGCGAACGGCCGTTAAAAAAATAGGCGAACAAGAAACTTTGTATTTCACCTCCACCACCGATGGAGAATTTGACCTTTATCAAAACCTACAACAAGTAAAAAGACTAAGTGAGAACTCCTTTGTCTCGCCTATTAGTCCGCTAGGTTTTGCATCATATAAATACAAGCTAGAAGACACCTTTTACGATGACGGAAAACTGGTTTATAAAATTTCAGTCAAACCAAAGCAAACCGGAAATGCTCTTTATGAAGGTAAAATTGAGGTTATTGATCAATTGTGGGTTCTTAAAAACGTTGACTTAAAACTTTCAAAAAAGTCGCTTATCATTTATGATGAATTTGCCTTCAAACAAGCTTATGAAAACATTGACGGGAAGTGGGTCATAAGTTCAGAACGATTTGAATGGAAGCTTAAAGAAGCAGGGCAAATAAAAACAGGAGTTACCACCGTTAGCCAGTCTGACTTTGTTTTTGACAGCATTTACGCCAAAAACTTCTTTGGCCCCGAACTAGCCAAAACTACGCAAGAAGCATACAAAAGAGATTCTACCTTTTGGGACAGCATAAGACCAGAACCCTTATCAAGAGAAGAGCGAGACGTGGTCAAAAAACAAGAAGCCTACGACCTCCGTGTTAACTCAAAAGATTACCTTGATTCTATAGATGCTGTTTATAATAAGGTTACGTTTTTAAAAGTAGCTTGGAGTGGCGTAGGTCATGTTAATAGAGCCAAGAAAACTAATTGGGAGTTTGGTTCTATTCCTTCGTTGATTAACGTTGTGGCTATTGGTGGCTGGCGTATGCAGTATAATATCAACTACCTAAAACGCTTTGAAAACCGTAAACGAATCAAGGTTACCCCCTACCTTAACTACGGTTTTCTTAACCGTGATTTAAGGGGGCAACTTACCGTAGACTATCTCTATAATCCTGTTAAACAATCAAGTCTTTTCCTAAACATCGGTCAGGGTTTTGATGTCATTAATGGAAGTGCCACCATTTCCGACATTATCAAAAGAAACAACTTTTACATAAACACCGGTCTAAACCTTGGCCATAGAACAGAGCTTTTTAACGGTTTTTATTTTAACACAGATATTCAGGTAAACAAACGAGAGGACTTTGGCGATTTTAAGTTTTCTAGGCTTGGTGATGAACTTTTTGACGAAAACGACCCGCAGGTTTTCCCAAACAGCACCATTCTGAAAACAAATTTCAAGATAGACTATACGCCAAAACAGCTCTACATTTCAGAACCCAATGAAAAGATAGTTTTAGGCTCTAAATTTCCAACGTTCAGTTTGCAGTACAAGCGAGCATTTCAATTAGACAATGAGCTCAAAAAAGCTTTTACTAACATAGAGTTTAATATCGCTCAATATTTTAATGTGGGGATACTCGGCACTTCGGAATACAAAATCAGTATTGGTAAGTTTTTAGATACCACCAAGGTTGCTCCCATGGATTATAAATATCAAAGAGGTGGTGACCCCATTTGGTTTTCGCCTAGTATGTCTACCTATCAACTCATTCCTCAAACATTTAGCACTTTCGGTTGGGTATTTGAATCACATTATGAACATCAGTTTAATGGCTTTTTGACCAGCAAAATCCCACTCATTAATAAAACTGGCATTAATACTACCGTAGGAGCGGGTCTGCTTTATGTACCTGAGCAAAACTACCAATACTCCGAGCTTTATGCTGGCATAAATAGAGTTTTTAAACTAGGTAAAGCCAGATTTAGGCTTGGAGCGTATTATGTTACCTCACAGTCAAATCAATTTGGTTTTGACAGTGGTTTTAAGTTCTCTCTAGAGCCTTATAATAGAAATAAGAATACTTGGAGTTTTTGATAAAAGCTCCTAATCCAAAGGGATTAGAACTAATCTCTGTTTTTTTTTAGACCTTTGCAGTCAAATCCTTTTGCATGCAAAAAAGAAACATAGCCATATTAGGTTCTACTGGCTCTATTGGCTCTCAAGCCTTGGAGGTTATTGAAGCCAATTCTGATTTATTTCAAATAGAAGTACTAACCGCTCAAAACAATGCGGATTTACTTATAAAACAAGCCGCCAAGTTTAAACCAAACGTGGTGGTCATAGGAAACGAAGAGCTTTACGACCAAGTTTCAAACGCTCTTGACCCTTTAGACATAAAAGTTTATGCAGGTCAAAATGCTCTTGGAGCTGTGGTGGAATCTGACGAAGTACATATGGTGCTAACAGCACTAGTGGGTTACGCAGGTTTACTTCCTACTATCAGAGCCATAAAAGCAAGAAAGCATATCGCCCTTGCCAATAAAGAAACCTTGGTGGTGGCTGGTGAATTAATTACACAGTTGGCTATTGAAAATAAGGTTGAAATTTTACCCGTTGATTCTGAGCACTCTGCTATTTTTCAATGTTTAGTGGGTGAAAACTTAAACCCTATTGAAAAAATTGTATTGACTGCTTCTGGCGGACCGTTTAGAGGAAAAGACAGAGCATTCTTAGAAACCGTCACAAAAGAACAAGCCCTCAAGCATCCAAACTGGGAAATGGGAGCCAAAATCACCATTGACTCTGCTTCCTTAATGAACAAGGGTTTGGAGGTTATTGAGGCAAAATGGCTGTTTGACTTAAAGTCGGAACAGATAGAAGTCATCGTGCACCCACAAAGTATTATCCACTCCTTGGTACAGTTTGAAGATGGAAGTATGAAAGCTCAAATGGGCTTGCCAGACATGAAACTTCCTATTCAATATGCCATAGGTTTTCCACAACGATTAAAGTCTGACTTCCCAAGGTTTGACTTTATGGATTACCCAAACTTAACTTTCGAAAAACCTGATTTAGAAACTTTTAGAAATCTTGGCTTTGCTTTTAATGCCCTTAATCAAGGCGGAAATATGGCCTGTATCGTGAACGCAGCTAATGAAATTGCTGTTGATGCTTTTCTTAAAGACAAAATTGGTTTCCTTCAAATGTCTGATTTGATAGAAAACTGCATGAACAATGTGTCCTTTGTGAAAAAACCGAGTTTGGATGATTATATTGAAACTGACAAACAAACTCGTGTAAAAGCCCTTG
This sequence is a window from Arcticibacterium luteifluviistationis. Protein-coding genes within it:
- a CDS encoding YgiQ family radical SAM protein; this translates as MIKVRERPVTHWLPITMKEVEMRGWDEVDVVLVSGDAYVDHPSFGTAVIGRIIESEGFRVAIIPQPNWQDDLRDFKKFGKPKYFFGVTAGCMDSMVNHYTANKRRRSDDSYTPGGEAGFRPDYATTVYTKILKELYPDVPVLIGGIEASLRRVTHYDYWADKLFPSILADSGADMLVYGMGEQPLRDILKLVQKGVPLGSIKDVNQISYLEDTTGEVRSYKGWNTIELSSHEACLEDKIKYASNFKLVEVESNKWQANRLTQKIGGKTLVINPPFVTMNEQEMDKSFDMPYTRQPHPKYKKRGPIPAYEMIKFSVNMHRGCFGGCSFCTISAHQGKFIASRSQESIMKEVDELVKLPDFKGYISDLGGPSANMYRMKGKDEAICGRCQAPSCIHPVICSNLDTSHNPLTEIYKKVDEHPEVKKAFVGSGIRYDLLVDDFNKNNEDGNHDEYMEQLVTRHVSGRLKVAPEHTADNTLKVMRKPSFKHFRKFKDKYDAIQEKHGLKQPLIPYFISSHPGCEEADMANLAAETKDMGFKLEQVQDFTPTPMTVATVIYYSGVHPYTLQPIKTVKTREEKQTQNKYFFWWKNDMRGWIKSRLNKLGRPDLAKQLLAHPVKAERKEFSEGKPSKFKKNKAASQNNITQSEAPRKKKNFKKKKGWA
- a CDS encoding PQQ-dependent sugar dehydrogenase — translated: MKTLFLLISSVFYFAPSCSDSTQKNIDLDSNEELKMVVAFDNLEFTRPVDFQSPKDGTNRIFVVEQEGIISVFENKPEVKEKSIFLDISDQVDDESNEEGLLGLAFHPKFKENGFFYLNYTVSSSETYISRFTVDSSNPSKANPNSELILLKYDQPYGNHNGGQVIFGPDGFLYISVGDGGSGGDPKGNGQNAGTLLGSILRIDVDKPENGKNYGIPQDNPFVNSTSKRKEIFAYGLRNPWRISFDTETGRLWCADVGQNAYEEVDIIIKGGNYGWNEMEGLHTYKSGSNSPDYIAPVLEIAQSTGDKSITGGFAYRGTLLPTLVGKYIFADYVSGRIYALSENADGTFTNEILMDQYQNISAFGIDQDNELYICAFDGKIYTLEQ
- a CDS encoding DUF5686 and carboxypeptidase regulatory-like domain-containing protein, which produces MRALLSCLLFLGAFGLQAQTFYKLRGYVYSEDNQPLPGANIRVYDSQTGTQANAEGQFEINLEQGLHRIGVSYIGYTSEFLEFVIEEDNVKNIFLKADTSMLNEVVVNVKKKDFSYEVVRNVIENKEKYLNQYQNYRCNTYVKSLEEPVNIKAPKPSKDDDPFKNDSIPQKNYFEANITRYAAPPNKLKEERTAVKKIGEQETLYFTSTTDGEFDLYQNLQQVKRLSENSFVSPISPLGFASYKYKLEDTFYDDGKLVYKISVKPKQTGNALYEGKIEVIDQLWVLKNVDLKLSKKSLIIYDEFAFKQAYENIDGKWVISSERFEWKLKEAGQIKTGVTTVSQSDFVFDSIYAKNFFGPELAKTTQEAYKRDSTFWDSIRPEPLSREERDVVKKQEAYDLRVNSKDYLDSIDAVYNKVTFLKVAWSGVGHVNRAKKTNWEFGSIPSLINVVAIGGWRMQYNINYLKRFENRKRIKVTPYLNYGFLNRDLRGQLTVDYLYNPVKQSSLFLNIGQGFDVINGSATISDIIKRNNFYINTGLNLGHRTELFNGFYFNTDIQVNKREDFGDFKFSRLGDELFDENDPQVFPNSTILKTNFKIDYTPKQLYISEPNEKIVLGSKFPTFSLQYKRAFQLDNELKKAFTNIEFNIAQYFNVGILGTSEYKISIGKFLDTTKVAPMDYKYQRGGDPIWFSPSMSTYQLIPQTFSTFGWVFESHYEHQFNGFLTSKIPLINKTGINTTVGAGLLYVPEQNYQYSELYAGINRVFKLGKARFRLGAYYVTSQSNQFGFDSGFKFSLEPYNRNKNTWSF
- a CDS encoding 1-deoxy-D-xylulose-5-phosphate reductoisomerase, which produces MQKRNIAILGSTGSIGSQALEVIEANSDLFQIEVLTAQNNADLLIKQAAKFKPNVVVIGNEELYDQVSNALDPLDIKVYAGQNALGAVVESDEVHMVLTALVGYAGLLPTIRAIKARKHIALANKETLVVAGELITQLAIENKVEILPVDSEHSAIFQCLVGENLNPIEKIVLTASGGPFRGKDRAFLETVTKEQALKHPNWEMGAKITIDSASLMNKGLEVIEAKWLFDLKSEQIEVIVHPQSIIHSLVQFEDGSMKAQMGLPDMKLPIQYAIGFPQRLKSDFPRFDFMDYPNLTFEKPDLETFRNLGFAFNALNQGGNMACIVNAANEIAVDAFLKDKIGFLQMSDLIENCMNNVSFVKKPSLDDYIETDKQTRVKALELI